The Streptomyces sp. NBC_00459 DNA segment CGCAACGAGCTCAAGCACGCCTACCGCTTCCGAGGCACCTCAGGGTGCCCCAGCTCACACCCCACGTGGTGTCAACGGCGGAACATCCAGGGGCAGTTGACCGTTCATCTGTATGTGGCTGCGGAGGGGACAGTGTCCCCGGGCCTCACCCATAGCCCATGGGGAAGATCGTTCGGCTGAAGCCCCATGGAGCCCTTCGCCGCGAGGCGACCGCCCTCCGCACGCCACCACCTACCGCCCCGGCTGGTCTCCCCCGTCCAGCCGGGGCTCATTGCCACTCGGCCTCCGGACCCGCTGCCGCCCGGCGCACCGCGACTTGGGCCCGGTCGCCACGTTCCTGCGAACGGCCCGACTCAGCGCTCCCGTTTGGCAGGCGGCGAGGTCATCCCGCGACGACGGCCATCCGGTCGCTGATCCCCTGTGCGGTGGCCAGAACCTTCTGGGCGATCTCCGTCTCCGCCTCCGGATAGACCCGGGAGGCGAGAGCGGCCACACTCACTGCCGCGACCACTTGGTTGTTCTCGTTCCGGATCGGCGCGGCAATGCCCACCACGTCGGGGTCCAGTTCGCCGCGGGTGACGGAGTAGCCGATACGGCGGATCCGGCCGAGGCGTTCCATCAGGGCGTCGACGTCGGTGAGGGTGGCCGAGGTGAAGCGGAGAAGCTCGGCGTTCTCCAGCAGTCGGCGAGCCTCGTCGTCCGGGCTCCAGGCCAGCAGGACGAGGGCGGAGGCGCCGGCGTTGATGGGCAGGGCGCTGCCGCGCTCGTAGGAGATGCGTACCGCGCGAGCGCTCTCCGCGCGGTCCACGCACACCACCAGGTCCCCGGTGCGCCGGGTCAGCAGCACGGTCTCGTGCACGTCCTCGGCGAGCGACTCCATCAAGGGCAGCGCGACCTCGGAGAGCCCATAGCTGCGGCGGGCCAACCGGGCGATCTCCAGAACGCGCAGGCCGAGCCGGAAGCCGCCACCAGGGGCTTCTTCGAGGAAGCGCCCGGCCACGAGGCTCTGCAGGTAGCGGTAGGCGGTGGAGCGCGCCACGCCGAGCCTCTCGGCCACGTCGGTTCCCGAGACGACGAGCTGGATGTCGTCGAACATGGTCAGGATGTCGAGTGCCCGGTCGGCCGTGGAGTTGCGGTCGCGATAGCTGGGGGACTCGTTTCCTGACATGCGAGACACTGTAGCGGGTGGGCGCGGACCGGTGGGGGCCGCGCCCGGTCGCCCGCCTGTCGGCTCTACAGCCGGTCCTTGACCACGGTGTTGCGCAGTTCTCCCACGCCCTCCACGGTCGTGACAAGTTCCTGCCCGGGCCGCAGGAACACCTTCGGGTCGCGGCCGGCGCCGACTCCTCCCGGGGTTCCGGTGAGAATCAGGTCGCCGGGCAACAGCGTGATGATGGTGCTGATGTAGGCGATGGTGTCGGCAACGTCGAAGAGCAGGTCGGCGGTGTTGGACTTCTGCATGGTGTGGCCGTCGACACTGCAGGAGATGGTCAGGCCCGAGGCGCCGGGCGGGAGTTCGTCGGGGGTGACGAGCGCGGGTCCGACCGGGGTGGTGGCCTCGAAGGTCTTGCCGGAGAGGAACTCTCGGGTGCGGTGCTGCCAGTCCCGGACGGTGACGTCGTTGGCGACCGTGTAGCCGGCGACGTGCTCCAGTGCCTTCTCGTGCGGCACATGGCGGCCGGGGCGTCCGACGACGATCCCCAACTCGGCCTCCCAGTCGAGGTCGTCGCTGACCGGCGGCATGTGGATGTCGTC contains these protein-coding regions:
- a CDS encoding IclR family transcriptional regulator; its protein translation is MSGNESPSYRDRNSTADRALDILTMFDDIQLVVSGTDVAERLGVARSTAYRYLQSLVAGRFLEEAPGGGFRLGLRVLEIARLARRSYGLSEVALPLMESLAEDVHETVLLTRRTGDLVVCVDRAESARAVRISYERGSALPINAGASALVLLAWSPDDEARRLLENAELLRFTSATLTDVDALMERLGRIRRIGYSVTRGELDPDVVGIAAPIRNENNQVVAAVSVAALASRVYPEAETEIAQKVLATAQGISDRMAVVAG
- a CDS encoding fumarylacetoacetate hydrolase family protein; amino-acid sequence: MKLSTVRVADDRKTAAARQEGDELVLLPYSDIGALLATGDDWQERAVSTDGERLPSGKASLAPLVPHPNKIICLGLNYATHIKEMGRPTPAHPTLFAKYDGSLVGAHDDIHMPPVSDDLDWEAELGIVVGRPGRHVPHEKALEHVAGYTVANDVTVRDWQHRTREFLSGKTFEATTPVGPALVTPDELPPGASGLTISCSVDGHTMQKSNTADLLFDVADTIAYISTIITLLPGDLILTGTPGGVGAGRDPKVFLRPGQELVTTVEGVGELRNTVVKDRL